One genomic window of Eisenibacter elegans DSM 3317 includes the following:
- the prmC gene encoding peptide chain release factor N(5)-glutamine methyltransferase, with amino-acid sequence MALLPFETPTSFQALLAACETYLSSHLSDHSPQECRSMARWLIEELSQISAHRWALETGLEPHSPWLNALATALPRLASQEPLQYILGKAYFYEHTWLVSPAVLIPRPETEQLVQTILDHPQALKGLQPRVLDVGTGSGCIALSLAAANPKALVSGVDISDEALAVARQNQEQLHLRNAALWQDDILSPSPNLLAQRWHTIVSNPPYIPLAEQAKMRANVREYEPHTALFVSDQNPLLFYEAISRYARQTLYEGGWLFFEIHENYAKGVVHLLQKDGFAGVEILPDLQGKARMVLAQKP; translated from the coding sequence ATGGCGCTACTTCCTTTTGAAACCCCCACAAGCTTTCAAGCCTTGTTGGCAGCTTGTGAAACGTACTTATCTAGCCACTTATCAGACCATAGCCCTCAAGAATGCCGGAGTATGGCGCGCTGGCTGATAGAAGAGTTGAGCCAAATTTCCGCGCATCGTTGGGCGCTCGAAACAGGGCTGGAGCCTCACAGTCCTTGGCTCAATGCGCTGGCTACCGCCTTGCCACGGCTAGCCTCACAAGAACCCCTACAATATATTTTGGGCAAAGCCTACTTTTATGAGCATACTTGGCTGGTATCTCCGGCGGTACTTATCCCCCGACCCGAAACCGAACAGCTCGTACAAACCATACTTGATCACCCTCAAGCACTCAAGGGCTTGCAGCCCAGAGTGTTGGATGTCGGTACGGGCAGTGGCTGCATCGCCCTCAGTCTAGCGGCGGCCAACCCTAAGGCGCTCGTCAGCGGAGTAGATATATCCGACGAAGCCCTTGCGGTAGCTCGCCAAAACCAAGAACAGCTGCACTTGCGCAATGCAGCTCTCTGGCAAGATGATATCTTGAGTCCATCACCTAACTTGCTCGCCCAACGTTGGCACACGATTGTCAGCAACCCACCCTATATCCCGCTTGCCGAGCAGGCCAAGATGCGGGCCAATGTGCGGGAATATGAGCCTCATACAGCTTTATTCGTTAGTGATCAAAATCCCCTGCTTTTTTATGAAGCCATCAGCCGTTATGCACGCCAAACCCTGTATGAGGGAGGGTGGTTGTTTTTCGAAATCCATGAGAATTATGCCAAAGGAGTCGTTCACCTTCTTCAGAAGGACGGATTTGCGGGAGTAGAGATATTGCCAGATTTACAAGGGAAGGCGCGCATGGTATTGGCTCAAAAGCCTTAG